The genome window CTGCTGCAAAGTGAGGATTATTTTCATGTTAACTAATGAACTTTCCTTGCTGAATATATTAGGTTCATCTTTCCCCTTAATTTAAGATTTTCCTTGGAATTTTTGCTGTCTTTTCCCAAATACACGAAAAGTTGATTGTGATCCATCATAGTTTCCCAGTTACAAAACTCATGTTGTCGGACCTCTGAACAGCTGAGCTTCAATCCCTTTCTCCACTGGTTGATGCTGCTGTATATTTCCTTCATCCACCCCTCCTTTAATGCAACAGGTTGGTAAGGTAGAACCCATTTCTTGTGCTCTGTTTGTATCGAGCCATCCTGTTCCAGACACCACTGAAGTCTCTCTCAATCCAGTATGTGGCCGCAGCAATAACCTTCTTAATCACTAATCATTTTTCGGGCAAATCACTTCGATCGGTAATGCAGATAAAGCCAGGAGATTTTCAACACACAAATTATTTTGTAGCATAGTAATTTCACCCCATTTCTAAACTTCACATCACATAtatcaacttttcaaggagttTAATTCAACGTAGGTTGAGCAATACTTTGTCCTCAATACAACAAAACATTCTTCATTGTTTGTGttgcccttttgttttttgttgccTTTTGTTCTCTAACTACAGATCATGTACATTTCTAGGGTATCCACCAGTGCGATGATTGATGGAACAGCTTTCCATAATCTGTGCCACATGAGCTGTAACATCCCGCATGTCTTGCAAGCTGACACTCAGTTGCCTGCGCAATCTACTGAAGTGTTTTCTACAAGAGATTATTACTTGGAAATTAGAGGTGGTCCGTGTGCATCAAATCAATCATAGTATAGGGATTCACCTTAACAGTCAGTAATTATACAAGGACTCACCATAACTGACCAGCTAAACAGTTCTGTTCTACATGAACTTGGAGCACTGTGGGCAAAGGTTGTTAGCATGTGACCTGAGGATTAGTTGGGTCAAATGCTTGATACCTTCCTTatcataaatacaaaatatttaagTGATTAAATCTTCAAGGAGCTCTGAAATAGCATGACACAAGACTTTGCTAGTGTTTTCTATAACCCACCTTGAAAAAACAGAAGAGACAAACATCCAATCCCTCTGTTGCTTTAATCTAATTCAAGACAAACGTGTTCACTTTCACCTTCCACGTTCAGTACATTTATACCAACTTATTAAACCCGACTTAATATATGAATTAAGTTacgattttgatgaattgatttattatatatctaatcaagttaatttttatataatttttttaaatttaactccagttaggttttaaattaatcagagttaactattttttaaaagatataaatataaaataaaacaatgtagattaatatttaaatctcttttatatttgttaggcaggcaggcaggcatTCCGTTCTGTTAAGCTTATCTCTCCAAGAGAGATATTTTTGGCACGGCTAGCATGGTATTTTCAAATGGTCAATCATATTAGTcaaattcatttgatgattgatgCCATATTATTGTTTATAGCATTTTTGCACATGTGATTATACTGAATTGTACCAAAGGATCAAATCCCTTTTATATTATATGGAGCAATCCTCTTCTTTCTGTGAGTATTCAGATTCCTAGGGTCAAAAGTGACACCAACTAATTGAACTTGAATGTTTTGCCTTTAgcattaaaaagtaatttcGCAAGTTATTAAACCGGGCTCGATGTAGActagttttataataaataaaaaaaattaattttatataacccggattaatttttttaaaaaaatttaaccaatattattttcatcttttaaaaaaaaaattaatttcacttAATTTATGATCTAAACATTGCCTTGGCTCCTACTCTAATTGaggtttaataaatataaaattgtgtGATCCCTGTAAAATGAGATTTTTGTGGTTTATTTTACTATTTGATATATAGATATATGCCATTTGCAAATAATTTATATGCATATTTCACTTAAAAACCAGAACTCAAAAACCTTAGGGAGGAAGAAAGGCATCACTTTTGACTACCAAGTCCTATTTTAAACCATGATTTGTAAGGAAGGTAAAGtggaaccaaaacaaaacaattttaggCATATAACTTGTTGGAAATTTGTTTCATATGGTTGGCTCCCACAATAAATTACTTTTCTTCCCTCTATAATCATTGtacttgttttatatttaaattattaactttatttatttattaatatcaatgaCGACCGAGATGACATCAGATGATATCATGcgtattatataaaaaattaattaaaataaacaataaataaatttaaaaatagacaTGAAAGTTAGTCTATACTCTATTTTACTCAATGACATTCCATTATGAACAtcccaaaattaattatttcatttcccTCTAATATCAATTACATTCCACAACAAATATATAGAAGACAAAGCCAATTATTTCATTGccttcaaattcaatatttatccACGTGATTGACATAACCTAATTACTGTAATTAGGTTGAAAATTATGGTGGCTTAGATAATAATGTTCAATTAGCCAATTAGGGATTGATGTAATCTTAGTGAATCAAAAGGCACccatattaattcaaaatagcAAAGATGAGGGTGTATATTTGACTTTGTAATTAAAGTGGACCTTTTCCTTTCCATGTCATTGAGGCCCATGATACACCCACATTCACCCCCTCTTCCCATCTCTCGCTCAAATCAATCTCTTTCTGGGAAATTTCAGGTCTTAAATTCCCTACAATTcaagaaaagttttttatttttctctaaatttggAAGAGTATTTATCGTCATTAATTGTGACATAAAGTTAGATAAAGGTAGTTGTACAAAGAATATACAACtggatttttctttctcaacttaGCATTTCTTAGAAATTAATGCTAGAAAATGTTTCACGAAGTCatcagttttcttaaaaatcacTGATTTCAGCTtagtatttcttaaaaaaataatactaatttTAGATAAGATTAgcattaataaaattgaatcaaagtcataaaaaaaagtaattaaaaaaggaaaattttcaaatgaaatatttagtttttttaattaaagtctaTTTGTTAACATGATACACTGCAGTGGACCGCACTAACAAATAGCACCGCACCGCACCACGCACTACAAACAACTCCTAATAGTATTAGGTGTTTATTTGAATCACTTTCTAATATTAGTTGTAGATCACAACAAGTGGCcaatcaaaaaattaacaaataaaatatgtctaatattcttcatttattttttcgatTCAATCTAAGTGTTTGAATGAGCAATTCGGCAGTCGTTCAAAGATTAATTCTCCTTGGAAGCTTGCATgtgtaattaaatatataaagtgAATAAAACGAGCTAGCATACTTATTTCCTTGAATCATACTTGGCCCATGGTTTTTGAAAGCAAACCAAATgccttgaaaattataattaacaatatatttctaatgatcgaaagcaacaaataaataaaaaaaaaaagagctaagaAACAAAGCATGTGGCAGACTTAAATAGAAAAGTACTTGCCACATTTTAGAGCCaagcaaaaagaagaaagaaaaccaatgaaaaaaaagaaaaaaaatgctatcaAGTGTCATGAGTAGCATAATATTTACGTTGGTCAATGGTTGTCTCATAGGACAAGTCAGTGCCTAACTTTCGTCTTTATGTCCCTCTCAGAATAAGAAAGTATTACTTCTGTTCTCATTGGAGCTGGAAGATGGAGGCCTAGAAGGAGGAGCCACCAGGGAGGAAATTACAGCTCCTTCAGTTGAGTACCCATGATCAGAGACTTCCATGGTTGTAGCGGCTCTAGGGTTTCCAAGTCTTTGAAAAAACACATCACCAGGAGCTGTGGTAGTACTAGTATTAGTACCCATATTACTGTTTCTCAGTGAGAACATGTATGATGGTGGTGGCTGGCTTTGCTGCTGaaattgctgctgctgctgctgctgctgctgatatTGCAAATGATACCCCGGGGGCATCATAACTGGACTGGGGTGATTACCATGATGGCCTTGACGATGAACACCTACTGCATAACCAAAATTTGTGGCATTAATTTGTGATCCTGTTGCAAATGGTGCACTAGGACCCCCAGTGAATTGTTGCACCATGGCTCGGAAATTCGTGGTGTCTGTATTGAGTAATGTTGTCGGGGTTCTTCTTGAAGCCCTAGACCTTCTACGAATAGGCTTGGCAACTCGACCTTCAGGGCTCAAATGACCACTTGAGCTAGGATTGGCCGAACCCATTGGGTTCGATATGCTAGCCGTGTCCATGGTGGTGCTGGTGATGATATTCACATCAGCGACACCACGATCGTTGAACATGGGTCGAATAGGAGTTAGAACTTGGTTCGAGAGATTTTGTTGATAGAATTGAGACCAATCGGGAGGATTATCGGACATAATTTTGCTCATGACCttaattataagagaaaaaaacacaaactatAGCATGTATTTAGGGCGCCGCTATGTCTATGTGCGTGATTTTTCTTCGGCAAGTTTGAAGGGAGGAAATGAAATTTAGGCCTATGGTATTTATGGAGGTTCAACATGGTCAAAGAAACAATACAGGAGAGATCCTGGCCATTGATCCTTGCTTAAAGGATACTCCCAAGCTAATTTGTCACGTGAGATGGCACGTGGGTGCTGTCATGTAATGTGGTTTCTGGAAAGTCTATGTACTTACTTCATGAGGGCATGGATGGCTGATATTTTTGAGGTTGCATGGTTCCTTGAAGCAACATTCATAGGGCTCTATCAAGATGAGATCATCTCTTCAAGGTGGCCACGTCAGCTGAAGACTTTTTGTGTGGTAGGTGACATTGGGTGAGTTGGAGTCTTCGAAGATGCAATTCTTTTATGGGAAATAGCCATGTACCTTCTCCCAAGTTTTTGCTTTTAACAAGTCCGCCTTCATAATCATGACTCGAGATGTCATGGTATCCGTCGATTCGATTTCTCGATTTCATattctatttaatatttattaaataaaaaaaaattaaatgtttataaattatttaattttttagtgagGGGTTTGACTTCAAAATCAACCatgtattaaaagataaaattaaaataaaaacaataaaaaattcattaaaaaccaaatgctaaggattttttttttaaaaaaaaaaaacaagtaaagcCAAACATGTGGCCTTAAATGAATCAGTATATCAGTGTCTTGAAAAAATCACCATCATCAAACTTTACTCGTCGAATAAAACCTGTTAACaccaaatttgattatttttgttgttagtaTCGTGACAACTaattatttctctctcttttactgTTTTCTCTCTAACCgagatactaaaaaataaataaaatgaatttttagatcaaaattttttatgaatttaaggTGAGCTATGTATTTTCTctgtattttaatttgaatcttaaaaggaaaaaattgaaaataaaactaaaaattaagcaGAAGGTTCACTGTTCATATAAACAATTACTGACctcatatatttttagtttttgttaattaactaGTTAACAAGCCCTACTCTGCTgcatattagataaaaaaaacaacttagtaaaaaacatttaatttttaatgaaaccCATGTAAAACCATGGTGTGTTAATTAACCATAcacctttaaaaatataattaaagtaaaatgtaATTTCAACAAGTTTCCTTACATTACCAAACAAACTCTTAGTTTTCTTTCCACGAGGTCTCAATTTTCAACCTTCACGTGTATTAGAAAATTATAGTGTTGTGGTGCCACAAGTTTTACACTTGGTAACTTGTATTGTGTCTCATATCTCACAACAAAAACTTATTCCaaatcacaaataaataaattaattaaataaagggTGAATAATAATGCTTATTGTTGAACACTTATTCCAATTTTTTCATCCTAAAATTGATAGATTAGACTTTTTATCTTTGAACTTTATAAAGGGGCTAACGGGTCTACCACATCTCTATCTACCCCTTTGGAAATATTGCCGATTGGATGCACATGTTCTATAAGTC of Populus trichocarpa isolate Nisqually-1 chromosome 16, P.trichocarpa_v4.1, whole genome shotgun sequence contains these proteins:
- the LOC7455849 gene encoding VQ motif-containing protein 22; its protein translation is MSKIMSDNPPDWSQFYQQNLSNQVLTPIRPMFNDRGVADVNIITSTTMDTASISNPMGSANPSSSGHLSPEGRVAKPIRRRSRASRRTPTTLLNTDTTNFRAMVQQFTGGPSAPFATGSQINATNFGYAVGVHRQGHHGNHPSPVMMPPGYHLQYQQQQQQQQQFQQQSQPPPSYMFSLRNSNMGTNTSTTTAPGDVFFQRLGNPRAATTMEVSDHGYSTEGAVISSLVAPPSRPPSSSSNENRSNTFLF